A genomic window from Candidatus Nitrosoglobus terrae includes:
- the purL gene encoding phosphoribosylformylglycinamidine synthase: protein MLQLYGQSALSSFQLQRLRARLSAIKLEVTVIEANNIYFVDLSRLLTLKEIRALEHLMEASADPIQRDIEESNQLLVVPRLGTISPWSSKATDIAHLCGLQAIKRLEKGIVYRFQMDKEGFLSAAERKILVSLIHDPMTEKVLDQMNEAQRLFYQQEPTPLAIVDILSDDGAALIQANHQMGLALAENEMSYLLESFRALGRNPTDVELMMFAQANSEHCRHKIFNACWIVDGETQEYSLLDMIRHTYKCHPENILSAYRDNAAVIAGSKVPHFMTGVAGTPNYSYWEEARHLLIKVETHNHPTAIAPFAGAATGAGGEIRDEGATGRGGKPKAGLVGFTVSNLRIPDFEQPWEGNYGKPHWIASALDIIITAPIGAAAFNNEFGRPNLCGYFRTYEEQVLGPNGWELRGYHKPIMIAGGLGNIRSEQVKKEALSSGTSLVVIGGPAMLIGLGGGAASSLASGESEEVLDFASVQRSNPEMQRRCQEVIDRCAALTEDNPILSIHDVGAGGLSNALPELVHDSHQGGWFKLRAIPNDETGLSPMEIWCNEAQERYVLAIDRNRLALFQALCERERCPWAVVGEVADKAQLVVEDSYFNNLPIEIPMDLLFGNPPKLLKQVQSLFFQPPVFKYKDISLSQAAERILRLPAVASKGFLITIGDRSITGLVVRDQMVGSWQVPVADCAVTLSSYCAYAGEAMAMGERPAIALIHPAASGRMAIGEAITNIASARIQSLKEIKLSANWMAACGHPHEDWALLDTVKAVAMDFCPQLGITIPVGKDSLSMKTVWKESDEERVMRAPLSLIISSFAPVLDVRQSLTPQLRTDVGETTLIFIDLGQGKNRLGGTAFAQVYNQLGHCPPDVDDPQLLIQFFSAIQELNTYGLLLAYHDRSDGGLFVTLCEMAFAAHCGIRVQLDALGADDLLAALFNEELGAIIQVRSCDEQRVLIRFREADLGSYCYAIGSLDPQDQICFSFHGRKVLEESRIYYQRLWSETSYRLQSLRDNPECAQQEFDALLDHRNPGLNAALTFDPAENIAAPFIVAGARPLVAILREQGVNGHIEMAAAFDRAGFMAVDVHMSDILAKRVSLADFKGLVACGGFSYGDVLGAGRGWANTILMNSLAYDEFASFFSRQDSFALGVCNGCQMFSNLRDLIPGTVLWPIFIANKSGQFEARLVMVEVLDSPSLFLQGMQGSHIPIVVAHGEGQAYFSKGKSIEDILTSRMIALRFIDNYGQSTEYYPFNPNGSLGGVTGLTNDDGRFTIMMPHPERVCLSIQHSWHPQDWSEEGPWLRMFRNARYWVG from the coding sequence ATGCTACAGTTATATGGCCAGTCGGCCTTATCTTCTTTTCAGCTTCAAAGACTGCGCGCTCGATTGTCTGCTATAAAGCTAGAAGTGACTGTTATTGAAGCCAATAATATTTACTTTGTAGATCTAAGCCGGCTCCTTACCTTGAAAGAGATAAGAGCGCTAGAGCATCTTATGGAGGCTAGCGCCGATCCCATTCAAAGAGATATTGAGGAGAGTAACCAACTGCTGGTTGTGCCTCGCTTAGGGACTATTTCCCCTTGGTCAAGCAAGGCTACCGATATTGCCCATCTTTGTGGTTTACAAGCTATCAAGCGATTGGAAAAAGGAATAGTTTATCGATTCCAGATGGATAAAGAGGGCTTTCTTTCAGCTGCTGAACGGAAAATCCTTGTGTCTTTGATCCATGATCCTATGACGGAAAAAGTGCTTGATCAGATGAATGAAGCTCAACGTCTTTTTTATCAGCAGGAGCCTACCCCTTTGGCTATCGTAGATATCTTGAGCGATGATGGAGCGGCTTTAATCCAAGCTAACCATCAAATGGGATTAGCTTTAGCTGAAAATGAGATGAGTTATTTGTTAGAAAGTTTCCGCGCTTTAGGACGTAACCCTACTGACGTGGAATTGATGATGTTTGCCCAAGCCAACTCCGAGCATTGCCGTCACAAAATTTTTAATGCGTGCTGGATTGTAGATGGTGAGACGCAGGAATATAGTTTATTGGACATGATTCGTCATACCTATAAATGCCATCCAGAGAATATCCTCTCGGCTTATCGAGATAATGCTGCTGTTATTGCTGGATCTAAAGTACCTCATTTTATGACTGGGGTAGCGGGTACTCCAAACTATAGTTACTGGGAAGAGGCACGCCATTTGCTCATAAAAGTGGAAACCCATAATCATCCGACGGCCATTGCTCCTTTTGCAGGAGCTGCTACTGGGGCTGGGGGTGAAATTAGGGATGAGGGGGCAACTGGGCGCGGAGGGAAACCAAAAGCAGGACTCGTTGGATTTACAGTTTCTAATCTTCGTATTCCTGATTTCGAGCAGCCTTGGGAAGGTAATTATGGTAAGCCTCACTGGATTGCTTCAGCGCTAGATATCATTATCACAGCACCTATTGGGGCTGCTGCATTTAACAATGAATTTGGACGGCCTAATCTGTGTGGCTATTTTCGCACCTATGAAGAACAAGTACTTGGCCCTAACGGCTGGGAACTGCGAGGCTACCATAAGCCGATTATGATTGCGGGTGGCTTAGGTAATATTCGCTCTGAGCAGGTAAAAAAAGAGGCTTTATCATCGGGTACTTCTTTGGTGGTTATAGGAGGACCGGCGATGTTGATTGGGCTAGGAGGGGGGGCCGCCTCTAGTTTAGCTTCCGGAGAAAGTGAGGAAGTATTAGATTTCGCATCAGTACAGCGAAGCAACCCAGAGATGCAGCGTCGCTGCCAAGAGGTGATTGATCGTTGTGCGGCGCTCACAGAGGATAACCCCATTCTTTCTATCCATGATGTTGGTGCTGGAGGGCTTTCCAATGCTTTACCAGAGCTAGTGCATGATAGTCACCAAGGAGGATGGTTTAAACTGCGTGCTATTCCCAATGATGAGACGGGTCTTTCGCCTATGGAGATCTGGTGTAATGAAGCTCAAGAGCGCTATGTTTTGGCGATTGATCGAAATCGTTTGGCCTTATTCCAAGCCTTGTGTGAGCGGGAACGATGCCCTTGGGCGGTAGTGGGTGAAGTGGCTGATAAAGCCCAGCTAGTCGTCGAAGATAGTTATTTTAATAACTTGCCAATAGAGATTCCTATGGATCTTCTCTTTGGTAATCCTCCAAAGCTGCTTAAACAAGTTCAAAGCCTATTTTTTCAGCCACCAGTATTTAAATACAAAGATATTTCACTATCACAGGCTGCAGAGCGAATACTACGTTTACCTGCAGTAGCCAGTAAGGGGTTTTTGATTACTATCGGTGATCGTTCCATCACCGGCCTAGTGGTTAGGGATCAAATGGTAGGTTCTTGGCAGGTTCCGGTAGCAGATTGCGCGGTCACTTTATCCAGCTATTGCGCTTATGCGGGTGAAGCGATGGCTATGGGAGAGCGGCCTGCTATTGCCCTTATTCATCCCGCAGCTTCAGGGCGTATGGCTATTGGGGAGGCGATTACTAATATTGCCAGTGCCCGCATTCAATCTTTAAAAGAGATAAAGTTATCAGCGAACTGGATGGCAGCCTGCGGCCATCCCCATGAAGATTGGGCTTTACTAGATACAGTAAAAGCTGTAGCAATGGATTTTTGCCCGCAGCTAGGGATTACTATTCCTGTGGGGAAAGACTCTCTATCCATGAAGACAGTTTGGAAAGAGAGCGATGAAGAGCGGGTAATGCGGGCTCCTTTGTCTTTGATTATTAGCTCTTTCGCTCCAGTGCTTGATGTTCGTCAATCATTGACTCCTCAATTACGCACTGATGTAGGTGAGACTACCTTAATTTTTATTGATTTAGGTCAAGGTAAAAATCGTCTTGGCGGAACGGCTTTTGCTCAAGTTTATAATCAGCTTGGCCATTGCCCTCCTGATGTTGATGATCCTCAGCTATTGATTCAATTTTTCTCCGCTATTCAGGAGCTTAATACTTATGGTTTGCTATTAGCCTACCATGATCGCTCTGATGGTGGGTTATTTGTAACGCTTTGCGAGATGGCTTTTGCTGCTCATTGTGGCATTCGGGTACAGCTAGACGCTTTAGGTGCGGATGATCTTTTAGCGGCGCTTTTTAATGAAGAGCTTGGGGCGATAATTCAAGTGCGAAGCTGCGATGAGCAACGGGTGCTTATCCGTTTTCGTGAGGCTGATCTAGGGAGTTACTGTTACGCCATAGGTAGTTTAGATCCTCAAGATCAGATTTGTTTTTCTTTCCATGGCCGAAAAGTGCTAGAAGAGAGCCGAATTTATTATCAACGGCTATGGTCAGAGACCAGCTATCGATTACAGTCCCTACGGGATAATCCTGAGTGCGCTCAGCAGGAATTTGATGCCCTGCTAGATCACCGCAACCCAGGTTTGAATGCTGCTCTTACTTTTGATCCCGCAGAGAATATTGCGGCACCTTTTATTGTAGCCGGTGCTCGCCCTTTAGTCGCAATTTTAAGAGAACAAGGAGTCAATGGCCATATCGAAATGGCGGCTGCTTTTGATCGGGCAGGTTTTATGGCTGTTGATGTCCATATGAGTGATATTTTAGCTAAGCGTGTAAGTTTAGCTGATTTTAAAGGCTTGGTGGCTTGCGGTGGATTTTCCTATGGGGATGTACTGGGAGCCGGCCGTGGTTGGGCAAACACTATCTTGATGAATTCGCTTGCTTACGATGAGTTTGCTAGTTTTTTCTCTCGTCAGGATAGTTTTGCTCTAGGGGTATGTAATGGTTGTCAAATGTTTTCCAACCTGCGAGACCTGATTCCAGGTACTGTCTTATGGCCAATATTTATAGCTAATAAGTCAGGGCAATTTGAGGCGCGCTTAGTAATGGTGGAGGTATTAGACTCTCCTTCTCTATTTTTACAGGGTATGCAAGGTTCCCATATCCCTATTGTGGTTGCTCATGGAGAAGGACAGGCGTATTTCTCTAAGGGTAAATCTATAGAAGATATTTTAACTTCTCGGATGATAGCGCTGCGTTTTATTGATAATTATGGTCAGTCTACTGAGTATTACCCCTTTAACCCTAATGGTTCCCTTGGAGGGGTTACTGGCCTTACTAACGATGATGGCCGTTTTACTATCATGATGCCCCATCCTGAGCGGGTATGTTTAAGTATTCAGCACTCTTGGCATCCCCAAGATTGGAGTGAGGAGGGTCCGTGGTTACGGATGTTTCGCAATGCTCGCTACTGGGTGGGTTAA
- the lptF gene encoding LPS export ABC transporter permease LptF, with protein MFKFFIIDRYILKELSLNVAGATMILMLIFGGIRFIHLLGKAAEGAVPGETIFALAAYESVGALILLLPLAAFLSVILVLGRMGNDGETIALFACGISRNRLLQVVLLFGLILAIASGFISLYLAPLALAKGYRLEQQALLAAETSGLVAGGFKETNNGQRIFYAESLAKDRIWMKNIFIQAQQLAQKIIFRATAGRLKTDEVTGDKHLILENGYRYDLANDGSRFRIFRFIHHGVLIKKGGTQEFKVRHKTIPTLTLWEMGTPKDISEVQWRLSMPIATVLLAMLAVPLTRPGPRQGRYAGLVPAILAYIIYSNTLGIARNWVERGTLSTLLGLWWVHGIMLLVVLILLWPQSLKKTLHQLNRFRIWMRR; from the coding sequence GTGGAATTCGCTTTATTCACTTACTAGGGAAGGCGGCAGAAGGAGCAGTGCCTGGGGAGACTATCTTCGCTCTTGCAGCTTACGAATCAGTGGGGGCTTTAATATTACTTCTACCGCTGGCCGCATTTTTATCCGTGATTCTAGTGTTAGGACGAATGGGTAATGATGGGGAAACCATCGCTTTATTTGCTTGTGGTATAAGCCGGAATCGCTTACTACAAGTAGTATTACTTTTCGGGCTAATTTTAGCGATAGCATCTGGTTTTATTTCCTTATATCTAGCCCCACTAGCATTGGCAAAGGGGTATCGTCTTGAACAACAGGCTTTGTTAGCCGCTGAGACTAGCGGTTTAGTTGCGGGTGGTTTTAAGGAAACTAACAACGGGCAGCGGATATTCTACGCAGAGAGTTTAGCAAAAGATCGGATTTGGATGAAAAATATATTTATTCAGGCACAGCAGCTGGCTCAGAAAATAATTTTCCGAGCAACGGCAGGGCGTTTAAAAACTGATGAGGTTACTGGCGATAAGCACCTGATATTGGAAAATGGCTATCGCTATGATTTAGCTAATGATGGCAGTCGGTTTCGTATTTTTCGCTTTATTCACCATGGTGTATTGATCAAGAAGGGAGGGACACAAGAATTTAAGGTTCGTCATAAAACTATTCCTACCCTAACTCTCTGGGAAATGGGCACGCCTAAAGATATCTCGGAGGTACAATGGAGATTATCCATGCCTATTGCAACTGTATTGCTGGCGATGTTAGCTGTACCCCTTACTCGCCCTGGCCCACGTCAGGGGCGCTATGCAGGATTAGTGCCCGCTATTCTCGCTTATATCATTTATAGCAATACACTAGGGATAGCGCGCAACTGGGTAGAGCGGGGAACCCTTTCTACTTTGCTTGGATTATGGTGGGTTCATGGGATTATGCTTTTAGTCGTGTTAATACTGCTTTGGCCTCAATCTTTGAAGAAGACTTTACATCAATTAAATAGATTCCGGATTTGGATGAGGCGATGA
- a CDS encoding RDD family protein, which produces MKATNHQTSFTPGLFRRLGAIFYDGLLLAATWFVFTILILPLTGGKAIAAGNILYRLYLLLIAFIFFGGFWTHGGQTLGMRAWHLKVQQPNGGTITWLQALFRFGLALISWVLLGAGFWWILIDKEKKAWHDRFSKTELTLISKTNTPGAT; this is translated from the coding sequence ATGAAAGCTACCAACCATCAAACATCATTTACCCCCGGATTGTTCCGTCGTCTTGGAGCGATTTTCTATGACGGATTATTACTGGCGGCTACATGGTTTGTGTTTACTATCCTTATATTGCCATTAACAGGAGGCAAAGCCATTGCCGCCGGCAATATACTCTACCGCCTTTATCTTTTGCTCATTGCTTTTATTTTTTTTGGAGGATTCTGGACTCATGGTGGACAAACTCTGGGGATGCGCGCTTGGCATCTTAAAGTCCAGCAGCCTAATGGTGGTACGATTACTTGGCTCCAAGCACTATTTCGCTTTGGGCTTGCTTTAATCTCATGGGTCCTCTTAGGTGCCGGCTTTTGGTGGATTCTCATCGATAAAGAAAAAAAAGCTTGGCATGATCGCTTTTCAAAGACTGAATTAACCCTTATCTCAAAAACTAATACACCCGGCGCAACATAA
- the lptG gene encoding LPS export ABC transporter permease LptG: MKILDRYIAKAIINYTLLVLLVLIALYTFLSFVTELEEVGRGNYKASDALNYTVYSIPQHIYDLLPVASLLGSVLGLGNLAGQSELVAMRTAGFSVERIVRSALTAGIVFVVMTVLIGEVVAPPAEQAANKLRSLAKTGQISEKAEQGFWTRSGNAFNHIGRVLPNGQYADIELFEFDNHHQLHSIVRAARADYHDGGWYLIEVTQQIISAEGIMVRRLDKALWKSKLNPDILEIVMVDPQQLSAWELYRYIDYLQENKQATERYQQAFWSKIVAPFNTLIMMFLAIPFIFGPLRSVSVGQRIFIGALVGIGFFLFNRFFNRVGVVFELPLILSATFPSFLSLSIGVVMLRRVY, from the coding sequence ATGAAAATTTTAGATCGCTATATCGCCAAAGCAATTATCAATTATACACTGCTGGTTCTACTAGTACTAATCGCGCTTTACACTTTTTTATCATTTGTCACTGAGCTTGAAGAAGTGGGACGAGGAAATTATAAAGCTTCTGATGCGCTTAATTATACGGTTTACTCCATACCTCAGCATATCTACGACTTACTTCCTGTGGCTAGCTTATTAGGGAGTGTGTTAGGGCTGGGGAATTTAGCGGGTCAAAGCGAGCTGGTGGCGATGAGAACTGCTGGCTTCTCGGTAGAGCGGATTGTTCGTTCTGCACTAACCGCCGGAATAGTTTTTGTAGTGATGACCGTCTTAATAGGAGAGGTAGTGGCACCGCCTGCGGAGCAGGCTGCCAATAAACTTCGTTCCCTTGCTAAAACAGGTCAAATTAGTGAGAAAGCGGAACAAGGTTTCTGGACCCGATCGGGTAATGCATTTAATCATATCGGGCGAGTTTTACCTAATGGGCAATATGCAGATATTGAACTTTTTGAGTTTGATAACCATCATCAGTTACATAGCATTGTTCGAGCAGCCCGCGCAGACTACCATGATGGGGGTTGGTATTTAATAGAGGTTACCCAGCAGATTATCAGCGCCGAGGGGATCATGGTTCGTCGATTGGATAAGGCGCTTTGGAAATCAAAATTAAATCCAGATATATTAGAGATAGTTATGGTTGATCCACAGCAATTATCTGCTTGGGAGTTATATCGTTATATTGATTATTTACAGGAGAATAAACAAGCTACTGAGCGTTATCAACAAGCCTTCTGGAGTAAAATAGTAGCACCTTTTAACACTTTGATTATGATGTTTTTAGCGATTCCCTTTATTTTTGGCCCATTACGTTCAGTGAGTGTAGGGCAGCGAATTTTTATTGGTGCTTTAGTAGGGATTGGTTTTTTTCTGTTTAATCGCTTCTTTAATCGGGTTGGCGTAGTATTTGAGCTACCTTTAATTTTAAGTGCTACTTTCCCTTCATTTCTTAGCCTAAGTATTGGAGTGGTTATGTTGCGCCGGGTGTATTAG